From a single Stigmatopora nigra isolate UIUO_SnigA chromosome 21, RoL_Snig_1.1, whole genome shotgun sequence genomic region:
- the LOC144215224 gene encoding GON-4-like protein has translation MTSTRREEVDDGGSHWKNKSEERRRRKKDEAHRNSVQPSQRSRETTMKHAFKRPRLEAAGPPSSPSRDDAEPLESTGRKSVRRKRKKPAAEGLLMDTCLDQSLETKSKQHKLTGVNVRNIIHEVITNEHVVAMMKAAINETEATPPFEPKMTRSKLKEVVEKGVPIPAWNISPIKKSENDGEVRQFADIPLAEEDSSDEEYRPDDEEEDETAEDTLQESDFEGTVSPRRGCPPKSSQQSRGADRGAMGPPPAPPPLTDNFLEELCAVEAELAVCTEPYQSLEDAGEGGLMAYRTRSKRPLRDVPLGQLEAELRAPDITPDMYDCAAALEDSDWTDWLRGLMTSDGDNDEECDDEDDPEYNFLADVDEPDREDYRDDKAVRITKKEVNQLMEELFETLKEDMAGREVEDDCREEEEEPQVDVSRRHPPLAPERALGERPTVKQQLAFLRSSPRQPQCEPERVDTLRLDAKHRRALRQQVQQHVQLLLQIHLLTSPVEELGAEAQTTRQFLFELDILAQRGELMTSSRRKSAFRASNLQGALQLLEELQEQPVTHTTQKRTPDARGQMRSFPTMPDELAWIFATRPVFLYPQLLPRVSLDPALYCPRRKAAFTAAEDGLLAMGLRNVAGSRDPARLLSDVLLAKSLVQVRRRILQCCRPGTPDNVVKNFRRKGILPPAVPPCVSVSAGECRPPVERDAKLMPFWLMRSLPLIAKLRSSASSITEVSSASDDQTPTRYPSRLPPELCFRPAGFFRRAISCPFSAVENDTASQLVEETPPLQETSSVKGSEAQVVFAKNISLGVNGEKKVVWTREADRLILTSCQQGGASGKTFRRVSAQLGNKTAREVSVRFRDLVGLFRASSTSSSDTRNPEEGEAALAPEWIDT, from the exons ATGACGTCGACTCGTCGGGAGGAAGTGGACGacg GTGGCAGTCATTGGAAGAATAAATCGGAAGAAagacgaagaagaaaaaaagatgaagcgCATCGGAACTCGGTTCAACCAA gtcaaaggtcacgtgAGACCACGATGAAGCATGCCTTCAAACGTCCCAGACTGGAAGCGGCCGGTCCTCCCTCATCGCCATCTCGCGATGACGCCGAGCCGCTCGAGTCCACGG GGAGGAAATCGGTGAGGAGGAAACGCAAGAAGCCTGCGGCGGAAGGGTTGCTCATGGATACGTGTCTCGACCAATCCCTGGAGACCAAGTCCAAGCAACACAAGTTGACCGGCGTCAACGTCCGCAACATCATCCAC GAAGTAATTACCAACGAGCATGTAGTGGCCATGATGAAGGCGGCCATCAACGAGACGGAAGCCACGCCGCCGTTC GAACCCAAGATGACCAGGTCCAAGCTAAAGGAAGTGGTGGAGAAAGGCGTG CCCATCCCCGCCTGGAACATATCGCCCATCAAAAAGAGTGAAAACGACGGCGAG GTTCGCCAGTTTGCAGATATCCCTCTAGCCGAGGAAGACTCCTCCGATGAAGAATACCGCCCCGACGACGAAGAGGAGGACGAGACGGCCGAGGAC ACGTTACAAGAAAGCGACTTTGAGGGCACCGTGTCACCTCGGCGAGGGTGTCCCCCAAAGTCCTCCCAACAG AGCCGTGGGGCAGATCGTGGCGCCATGGGTCCGCCCCCGGCTCCTCCTCCCTTGACCGACAACTTCCTGGAAGAGCTTTGCGCCGTGGAGGCGGAGCTAGCTGTCTGCACAGAGCCCTACCAG TCTCTGGAGGACGCCGGCGAAGGGGGCTTAATGGCGTACCGTACACGCTCCAAGCGTCCTCTCCGGGACGTCCCCCTTGGGCAACTGGAGGCGGAGCTCCGGGCGCCTGACATTACGCCCGACATGTACGACTGCGCCGCCGCCCTAGAGGACAGCGACTGGACTGACTGGCTGAGAGGCCTCATGACCTCGGATGGCGATAACGATG AGGAGTGCGACGACGAAGATGACCCGGAGTACAACTTCCTGGCCGACGTGGACGAACCCGACCGGGAGGATTACCGCGACGACAAAGCCGTGCGAATCACCA AAAAAGAAGTCAATCAACTGATGGAAGAGCTTTTCGAAACG TTGAAAGAGGACATGGCGGGCCGGGAAGTGGAAGACGATTGCcgtgaagaagaggaggagcctCAGGTGGACGTGAGCCGGCGACACCCGCCGCTGGCGCCCGAGCGGGCGTTGGGCGAGAGGCCTACGGTCAAGCAGCAGCTGGCCTTTCTGAGGAGCTCGCCGCGACAACCACAGTGCGAGCCAGAGCGCGTGGACACACTCAGGTTGGACGCCAAACATAGACGTGCACTTCGGCAGCAAGTCCAACAg CACGTGCAGCTGTTGCTTCAGATTCATCTACTGACGTCGCCGGTAGAAGAACTTGGCGCCGAAGCCCAAACCACTCGACAATTTTTG TTTGAATTAGACATCTTGGCGCAGAGAGGCGAGCTCATGACGTCATCGCGGCGAAAAAGCGCTTTCCGGGCATCCAACCTGCAGGGGGCACTTCAGCTGCTGGAGGAACTTCAGGAGCAACCTGTAACCCACACAACTCAAAAGCGGACACCTGACGCCCGTGGGCAAA TGCGAAGTTTCCCGACGATGCCCGACGAATTGGCGTGGATCTTTGCCACCCGTCCTGTTTTTCTTTACCCGCAACTCCTGCCGCGCGTCAGCCTGGACCCGGCCCTCTACTGCCCCCGCAGGAAGGCGGCATTCACGGCGGCAGAAGACGG TCTGCTGGCCATGGGTTTACGCAACGTGGCGGGCTCACGTGACCCCGCCCGGCTTCTGAGCGACGTGTTGTTGGCGAAAAGTCTAGTTCAGGTGAGACGGAGGATCCTGCAATGCTGTCGACCGGGAACCCCCGACAACGTTGTCAAG AACTTCCGGCGCAAGGGCATCCTTCCTCCCGCGGTGCCACCGTGTGTTAGTGTCAGCGCGGGGGAGTGTCGCCCTCCTGTGGAGAGAGATGCTAAACTCATGCCTTTCTGGCTGATG AGAAGTCTTCCCTTAATCGCCAAGCTACGTAGCTCCGCCTCTTCAATCACTGAAGTCAGCTCCGCCTCCGACGACCAGACCCCCACTCGCTATCCTTCCCGACTGCCCCCGGAACTCTGCTTTCGCCCCGCCGGCTTTTTCCGCCGGGCCATCTCCTGTCCGTTTTCGGCCGTTGAAAATGACACAGCGTCCCAACTTGTTGAG GAGACTCCGCCCCTACAAGAAACGTCATCTGTGAAAGGCAGTGAGGCGCAGGTGGTTTTTGCAAAAAACATCTCGTTGGGAGTCAATGGGGAAAAGAAGGTGGTGTGGACACG GGAAGCGGACCGCCTCATCCTGACATCCTGCCAGCAGGGTGGCGCCAGCGGGAAGACATTCCGCCGTGTTTCAGCCCAGCTGGGAAACAAGACAGCCCGGGAG GTGAGTGTCCGTTTCCGTGATCTCGTCGGTCTGTTTCGAGCGAGCTCGACATCCTCGTCGGACACCCGGAACCCGGAGGAGGGGGAGGCGGCTCTGGCACCCGAGTGGATCGACACCTGA
- the ints3 gene encoding integrator complex subunit 3 — protein sequence MEAAPAKAKPQGRLLVSTQLDAKDELEEKLDRSVGVVHSLTNGLSEREANDALTANVCKGQQQHEEVCLGLLALLLADPAQAQRCYRDLTLVNRDGMGVILVKINQILMEKFLKLQDVPRKQLVWLVRELVKSGVLATDGVVMTLLKQIAGGDVSAKNLWLAESVLDILMEQKEWLIKSGMLIAMSVYTYLRLIVDHGAPNLLALRQKEVDFCIGMLREKFLECVIIGRDLVRLLQNVARIPEMDLLWRDLLHNPQVLSPQFTGVLQLLTARTSRKFLACRLTPDMETKLLFMTSRVRFGQQKRYQDWFQRQYLSMAESQSLRCDLIRYICGVVHPSNEVLSSDILPRWAIIGWLLTTCTSNVAASNAKLALFYDWLFFNPDKDSIMNIEPAILVMHHSMKPHPAITATLLDFMCRIIPHFFPPLEVQVRQGVFNSLTFIMEKRVLAHLAPLFDNPKLDRELRSMLRERFPEFCSAPSPPTEVKMEEMASMEMENMMDKEEGCYDNTEAAFSDDEEEINNKGKKREFRFHPIREAVVEEPADITPWLHQLEDTMRDKVDQLQKSSDTETQCEVMQDIVDLILEEDFDTEQMSALASCLAEIFKEHFRGDVLPEDITDESLEESVCKAVCLVFRNLVTMQEDNSGFSVLLDMLAELYQKQPKIGYHLLYYLKASKAANGKMMLYESFAQATALGDLHTCLMMDMKACQEDDVRLLCYLTPSIYSEFPDETLRSGELLNMIVAVIDSTQLQELMCHVMMGNLVMFRKDSVLNILIQSLDWETFEQYSTWQLFLAHSIPLEAIIPILQHLKYKEHPEALSCLLLQLRREKPSEEMVKMVLSRPCHSEDQFTTSLLRHWASKHDDTLAEHIKAQLIKNNNQPRKRQSLRSSSSKLAQLTLEQILEHLDNLRLSLNNTKNSFFSQTPILQALQHVQASCDEGHKMRFSDLFALAEEYEDSQAKPPKSRRKAAATSPRSRKGAAPPSNNEEESASSSASEEEDSKPKAPKRKRKCSSAVASDSD from the exons ATGGAGGCCGCCCCGGCCAAGGCCAAGCCGCAGGGTCGCCTGCTGGTGTCCACGCAGCTCGACGCCAAAGATGAGCTGGAGGAG AAACTGGACCGCTCCGTGGGAGTGGTGCACTCATTGACCAATGGCCTTTCCGAGAGAGAAGCTAACGACGCCCTTACGGCCAAT GTGTGTAAAGGCCAGCAGCAGCACGAGGAGGTGTGTCTCGGTCTTTTGGCGCTCCTCCTCGCCGATCCGGCACAGGCCCAGAGG TGCTACCGAGACCTGACCCTGGTGAACAGAGATGGAATGGGTGTGATCCTGGTGAAGATCAACCAGATCTTAATGGAGAAGTTCCTCAAGTTGCAAGACGTCCCTAGAAAGCAG TTGGTGTGGTTGGTCCGAGAATTGGTGAAGAGCGGCGTGTTGGCAACGGACGGCGTCGTCATGACGCTGCTTAAACAGATTGCGG GGGGTGACGTATCCGCCAAGAACTTGTGGTTGGCTGAAAGCGTCTTGGACATCTTGATGGAGCAAAA GGAGTGGCTGATAAAGAGCGGGATGCTGATTGCCATGTCGGTCTACACGTACCTGCGCCTGATCGTGGACCACGGCGCCCCCAATTTGCTAGCGCTTAGGCAAAAGGAGGTGGATTTTTGTATCGGGATGCTGCGGGAAAAG TTCTTGGAGTGCGTGATCATCGGGCGAGATTTGGTGCGCCTGCTGCAGAACGTGGCTCGAATCCCTGAGATGGATCTTCTGTGGAGGGACTTGCTCCACAATCCTCAAGTCCTCAGTCCTCAATTCACAG GCGTTCTCCAGCTGCTGACGGCTCGGACATCCCGAAAATTCCTGGCGTGCCGTTTGACCCCCGACATGGAGACCAAGCTCCTCTTCATGACCTCCAGG gtCCGCTTCGGGCAGCAGAAACGCTACCAGGACTGGTTCCAGCGCCAGTACCTATCCATGGCGGAGAGCCAATCACTGCGCTGCGATCTCATTCGCTACATCTGCGGCGTGGTGCATCCGTCCAATGAGGTCCTCAGCTCCGACATTCTGCCGCGCTGGGCTATCATTGGCTGGCTGCTCACCACCTGCACG TCCAACGTGGCTGCTTCCAACGCCAAGTTGGCGCTTTTCTACGATTGGCTGTTCTTCAACCCCGATAAGGACAGCATCATGAATATCG AGCCGGCGATTCTGGTGATGCATCATTCCATGAAGCCTCACCCCGCCATCACGGCTACGCTGCTGGACTTCATGTGTCGG ATTATTCCTCACTTCTTTCCCCCGTTGGAGGTTCAAGTTCGACAGGGAGTCTTCAACTCGCTCACGTTCATTATGGAGAAGCGAGTGTTGGC GCACTTGGCGCCATTGTTTGACAATCCCAAGTTGGACCGAGAACTTCGCTCCATGCTCCGAGAAAGGTTTCCGGAGTTCTGCAGCGCCCCCTCGCCACCCACGGAAG tcaaAATGGAAGAGATGGCGTCCATGGAAATGGAAAACATGATGGACAAAGAAGAAGGTTGCTATGACAACACAGAAGCCGCCTTCAGCGACGACGAGGAGGAGATCAACAACAAAG GAAAGAAGCGCGAGTTTCGCTTTCATCCAATCAGAGAAGCCGTAGTGGAGGAGCCTGCTGACATCACCCCCTGGCTCCACCAATTAGAGGACACCATGAGGGACAAGGTGGACCAGTTGCAAAAGTCCAG CGATACGGAGACGCAGTGCGAAGTCATGCAGGACATCGTGGACCTCATCCTGGAAGAGGACTTTGACACGGAGCAGATGTCGGCGTTAGCCTCCTGTCTGGCGGAAATTTTTAAAGAGCATTTCCGAGGGGACGTCCTCCCCGAAGACATTACCGACGA GTCTCTGGAGGAGTCGGTATGCAAGGCGGTGTGTCTTGTCTTCCGCAACTTGGTGACCATGCAGGAGGACAACAGTGGCTTCTCCGTTCTTCTGGACATGTTAGCTGAACTTTACCAGAAGCAGCCTAAGATTGGTTACCATCTACTTTACTACCTCAAAGCCAG CAAAGCGGCTAACGGCAAGATGATGCTGTACGAGTCCTTCGCTCAGGCCACGGCGCTGGGTGACCTTCACACGTGCCTGATGATGGACATGAAGGCGTGTCAGGAGGACGACGTCCGACTACTCTGCTACTTGACGCCGTCCATCTATTCTGAG TTCCCAGACGAGACGTTGCGGAGCGGCGAGCTACTCAACATGATCGTAGCCGTCATCGACTCGACTCAG TTGCAGGAATTGATGTGCCACGTGATGATGGGCAACCTGGTCATGTTCCGGAAGGACTCGGTCCTTAACATCCTCA TTCAGTCGTTGGACTGGGAGACCTTTGAGCAGTACAGCACGTGGCAGCTCTTCCTGGCGCACAGCATTCCCCTGGAGGCCATCATCCCCATTCTGCAACACCTCAAGTACAAAG AACACCCTGAGGCCCTCTCCTGCCTGCTGCTGCAACTACGGCGGGAAAA GCCCAGCGAGGAGATGGTGAAGATGGTCCTGAGCAGACCCTGCCACAGCGAAGACCAGTTCACCACCAGCCTGCTGCGCCACTGGGCGTCCAAACACGACGACACGCTGGCCGAACACATCAAAGCGCAGCTCATCAAGAACAACAACCAGCCGCGGAAGAGACAAAG TTTGCGGAGCTCCAGTAGTAAACTGGCCCAGCTGACCCTGGAACAGATCCTGGAACATCTGGACAACCTCAGGTTGAGTCTAAACAACACCAAGAACAGTT TCTTCAGCCAGACGCCCATCCTGCAGGCCTTGCAGCACGTTCAGGCCAGTTGCGACGAAGGACACAAGATGAG GTTCAGTGACCTCTTCGCCCTGGCCGAAGAGTATGAAGACTCGCAGGCTAAGCCGCCAAAGTCTCGACGTAAGGCGGCCGCCACTTCGCCGCGCTCCAGGAAGGGCGCCGCGCCGCCTAGCAACAACGAGGAGGAGAGCGCCTCCAGTAGCGCTTCG gaggaggaggattcgAAACCCAAAGCTcccaagaggaagaggaaatgCTCCTCGGCCGTGGCGTCCGACAGCGACTGA
- the LOC144215228 gene encoding protein disulfide-isomerase A3-like, with amino-acid sequence MATSFRQLLPVLSCFFGLFAGSASSRGDVLTLGDADFDYLATEHDTMLVKFYAPWCGHCKKLAPEFEKAAGKLKGSVQLAKVDCTAQGDTCSRFGVSGYPTLKIFRNGRDWASYDGPRSADGIFEYMSKQTGPDSLRLLNSDDLKNFIRHYDSSIVGVFSGEDSSSLADFLKAAGLLRDQFRFAHTTRLELAEPYGLQTEGVLLFRPPRLANPFEDGVVVLQDFSSIPSLRRFIRDNVFGLCPHMTFENKDRLRAGDLLTAFYHVDYQHNVVGTNYWRNRVMKVASGFMGRGLSFSIANLNDFRAELEDDFGVGTADGGEIPVVTIRTKAGHKFAMREEFTRDGASLARFLEQYFASRLKRYIKSEPVPDRNAGAVQVVVAESFDAVVNQPDKDVLVLFYSPSCSHCKKMEPVYADLAEKLSADANMVVAKMNAVDNDVPQVYNVQGYPTIYLAPAGKKDEPVLYQGGREVRDYLGFLQRWRRADSSGIKREL; translated from the exons ATGGCGACCTCCTTTCGGCAGCTTTTGCCCGTTCTCTCCTGCTTCTTCGGGCTTTTTGCGGGTTCGGCGTCCTCGCGCGGCGACGTGCTCACGCTCGGGGACGCCGACTTTGATTACCTGGCGACCGAGCACGACACCATGCTCGTAAAATTCTACGCACCATG GTGTGGTCACTGCAAGAAGTTAGCTCCTGAGTTTGAGAAGGCGGCTGGAAAACTGAAAGGAAGCGTGCAATTGGCAAAG GTGGACTGTACAGCCCAGGGGGACACCTGCAGTCGCTTTGGCGTTTCGGGGTATCCCACCTTGAAGATTTTCAGGAACGGGAGGGACTGGGCTTCCTATGACGGTCCTCGCTCTGCCG ATGGGATCTTTGAGTACATGAGCAAGCAGACCGGTCCGGATTCGCTGAGGCTGCTGAATAGTGACGACCTGAAGAACTTCATCCGCCACTATGACAGTTCTATCGTGG GTGTGTTTTCAGGCGAGGACAGTTCCAGTCTGGCGGACTTCTTGAAAGCTGCGGGTCTTCTCAGGGATCAATTTCGATTCGCTCACACCACGCGGCTGGAGCTAGCCGAACCCTACGGACTCCAAACAGA GGGTGTCTTGCTCTTCCGTCCGCCGAGACTAGCCAATCCCTTCGAGGATGGCGTCGTCGTCCTCCAAGATTTCAGCAGCATCCCGTCCCTGAGACGCTTCATCCGGGACAACGT ATTCGGCCTTTGCCCTCACATGACCTTTGAGAACAAAGATCGTCTGCGAGCTGGCGACCTCCTGACGGCATTTTACCACGTGGACTACCAGCACAATGTCGTGGGCACCAACTACTGGAGGAACAG GGTGATGAAAGTGGCGTCCGGGTTCATGGGGCGGGGCCTCAGCTTCTCCATTGCCAACCTAAACGACTTCCGGGCCGAGCTGGAGGACGATTTCGGCGTGGGGACGGCGGACGGCGGAGAAATTCCCGTGGTCACCATACGCACCAAGGCGGGTCACAAGTTCGCCATGCGCGAGGAGTTTAC GCGGGATGGCGCTTCCCTAGCCAGGTTTTTGGAGCAGTACTTTGCCAGTCGTCTCAAGCGCTACATCAAGTCCGAGCCGGTGCCAGACAGGAACGCCGGCGCCGTTCAG GTGGTGGTGGCCGAGTCCTTCGACGCGGTGGTTAACCAGCCCGATAAAGACGTCCTGGTTCTGTTCTATTCTCCGTCTTGTTCTCACTGTAAGAAGATGGAACCCGTTTACGCTGACCTGGCTGAAAAa TTATCCGCGGACGCCAACATGGTGGTGGCCAAAATGAACGCCGTGGATAATGACGTGCCACAGGTCTACAACGTTCAAGG TTACCCGACCATCTACTTGGCTCCCGCCGGCAAGAAGGACGAGCCCGTTTTGTATCAGGGTGGTCGAGAGGTTCGAGACTACTTGGGCTTTCTGCAGAGGTGGAGGCGGGCCGACTCCAGTGGCATCAAACGGGAACTCTGA
- the qrfp gene encoding uncharacterized protein qrfp: MKACTSPGGCRLALLSLSLLLPIPPTATPHPRPPAAGSMGPRSTSFAFSSHLSSGSSREVWGEQPRAVLGMRFPSRQAREDGAMGGGGGGSRSGEALNSILGELQSTGREKGGFGFRFGRNSAFRGG; the protein is encoded by the coding sequence ATGAAGGCGTGCACATCCCCTGGCGGCTGCCGGCTGGCCCTCCTGTCTCTGAGTCTACTGTTGCCGATCCCCCCCACCGCGACCCCGCATCCCCGGCCTCCCGCGGCGGGGTCGATGGGCCCGCGCTCGACGTCCTTCGCTTTCTCGTCCCATCTTTCTTCTGGTTCCTCCCGTGAGGTGTGGGGGGAGCAGCCCCGGGCGGTGCTCGGGATGCGGTTTCCTTCTCGCCAGGCCAGAGAGGACGGCGCCATGGGCGGCGGGGGTGGCGGTTCCAGGAGCGGCGAGGCCCTCAACTCCATCTTGGGGGAGCTCCAGAGCACGGGTCGAGAGAAAGGCGGATTCGGCTTTCGCTTTGGCAGAAACTCTGCCTTTCGGGGGGGCTGA